CGAATTAATGGAATATTTTTCACTTCAAAGTCAAAGGCTCACTGTTGTTTTGCATCTCTAAATTCACCTGTATGCTATTTCTAGCAGAATAGATTTTCGTGAAATATTTTGCAGTATTTAGTACTAGCATGACACTGTATTTCTTAAAATCTGTATATATATGCTATAAAAActttttgacacattttttgCTGGACAGCATGTCCTCGGTGTCACTCCAATACCATAATGCCTTGCTCTTAGAGTAAACAAACATTAAGTTGAACCAAttctttaaaaatacacaaaccacACTGTTCATCTCCTGAATACCATATGTTATTTCCCATGTTTGATATTTGTGGCTGCTTTCaacattgctttaaaaaaaagcaacgtTATATTGAAACCTAACTGTAATATTACATATTATGTATTATTTTCCAGCATTGTgacatgctttttttccccgaagttgacatttttttcttacatttaaatgtaatgtaGTGTTGTCATTTAGAAATCTGGCTTTGTTTTACGTTTTGGATGAAAACGCACTGGTACTGTGAGAAAGTCCTGCACCACCCCtcatttctgtatattttgcctccaaggagccaggctttgttaTCAAGTGCTCTTgaacaatagttctccaggctttctgaagtttttcaacatttttgtttcagcattggctgcttttttattcattttctttctggTCTTTGTACCTtcgcatgtttgtttgtttttaagtcaccTGTGAATCTTTTAAGCATAACAAGGATATTGTAATACATCATTTTCCAATTACCATTTCTTTAGATGAATCTGTGAAAAATATCAAAAGATAACACAGTGTGTAAAGATAATGATTCCTGTGCATTTGAATGTGCTTAAAGAAGCCAGGAGAACTATTCCCAAAGActacaaagtaaagctagtgtAAGTAAAAGGCTTGCCAAACAGATTTCAGGTTGTGATGAAGACTAAAGGTGgtccaaacaaaacactgagtttcaAGCTTGTTAAAGTTGTACAGACACTGAGTTTGTACACATTTCAATAATTTGCTGCAcctgtttcccattttcctagcaaatataaagaaatcaaaCGTGAGTCaagacctttgcacagtactgtatgagCATTTTATCTGGGGGTCAACTGACAATAATTATCATTTTTTCCGGCTTTACAGTTAGAATGTCATAGACGTCATAGGAATGTACTGAAAAGGTCTATTGATGTTTCGTTGTTGCATCTTTCCATAAAGAAATTGACTTCTTAGCGTTCTCTGCCAGTGCAGATATAAAGCTACTTTCACTGTGCTCTCTGTAACAGATTTAACCTGACTGTAATTCAACTGAGCTAACTTCATTATCAACTGATTTCAAATATATCTGAGTGCTGCTGCCCACCCGCTACTCTCCTTGCAGACAGAGGGCATGCCTGCCTGCTCCATTTACATCACCATCCCCTGTGTTACAGACTCGGAGACATTTAATATTTCCTTTGAGGATCTAGCCAATGCAAAAACGTCCATTGTGATGCAGTTAGCCAAGTCAGTCTTCTTTGTTTAATGAAGTGCTCATCAATTATTcatgtttaaaaactgttttcattttttccaggCTCCTGCTTTGTTTTGCATTGATATGAtgtaaaaaagggggaaaaaaaaaacaagaaacaaaccTGAGGGGGTCTTTGCTTGTGTTTTCTGAAACAGGCACAGTGGAACGGCTTGACAGGACAAATAATTATAAACAAGACAGACGGTCTGAGGAAAGAATTTGATTTAGATGTCATCAGCCTAAAGGAGGACGGCTTGGAGAAGGTGAAGTGTCTAACCCATGTTTATACCATTAATACATGCTTTTGTTATTCTGTTAATACACATTAAAGCAGAGCTGAGTATCATTAATGAGTATAGACAGAGCTGTTAACTGCATTTTcccacaaatatgcaaaaagatGACTTGTCTTTAAAACAATGTATAGACCAGTTTAATTAAGACTACATAAATCTTGAAATGTGGTGTCCTAATTATGCAtttaaaaagtaactttttGAACTGTTTTGACACACTGCTCTCTCAAAATAACTTGTAGCTGTCTCTTCAAGCTTGCAAGTGTGTGCATGTTCCTTTAATCACAGTGACAATGCTACTCTCAGTTTTGACAGGTCATTAAGAAGCTGTTACCTGTTCATGCTATCATCACTGCAAAGACTTTAAACCCCGGTTAACACAGTTGGGTGTAAAAACTGCTAACAGAGGAATTATTCCCCCTTCTGTGATCTGTGATTAAAATgctttctctttattattttttgcaaGACTAACACAGGCAACAACCGCTTGAATAAAGTGTGGAAAAAGGTCTGTACTTTAGCTGCCACGGCAGACTAAAGGAATATTGACACCTACTAATTTACTATACCTTTGTGACGTTACCCCTTttcattacaaaataaaaaggttcagGTACTGGTGGTTCTTAGAAATGGTGTACATTTCTCTACTGGCATTTCAAGTTTTATAACATTTTGTGAgcctttccttttttccccctatgtCTGTGTTTTTCATATTAACTTTTCTACTTGTTACTgctttcttttcctgtctttacCTTATTTTCCTCAATTGTGTGACGGTTACCCAGGTAGCAACTATTTAAAGTCCAGCCACTGTGGTTATTTGGATATTTTATTTGTTACAGATTGGTGTGTGGAACTCCCAAACAGGCCTTAATTTAACAGAAATTAACAAGGATTCATCCACAAATGTAACAGACTCAATGGCCAATAGGACCCTTATTGTCACTACTATTCTGGTATGAACAGACATAAAATCATTGCTAGTGAGCATTTGATTTCAGATGTATTTGTATTATATAATCCACTGAAACCTTTCTGTCTTTCACCAGGAAAATCCTTATGTCATGTATAAGAAATCTGACAAGCCGCTTTATGGAAATGACCGCTTTGAGGGTTACTGTCTCGACCTGCTcaaagagctctctaacattttGGGCTTCTCTTACGAAGTAAAGTTGGTGTCAGATGGCAAATATGGAGCTCAGAACGACAAAGGGGAGTGGAATGGCATGGTGCGGGAACTCATTGATCATGTGAGTACTGATCAGTCAGTCTTACTGTAAGAGAGAAGACGTTCAAAGCGTCACAGTGTCTGCAGCTGACGGTGATTTTTGCTCTTTACCAGGTGGCTGACCTTGCTGTGGCCCCTCTCACTATCACATATGTCAGGGAAAAAGTTATTGATTTCTCGAAGCCATTCATGACGCTGGGAATCAGCATCCTCTACCACAAACCCAACGGCACAAATCCAGGAGTCTTCTCCTTCCTTAACCCACTCTCTCCTGATATCTGGATGTACGTGTTGTTGGCATGCCTTGGTGTCAGCTGTGTGCTTTTTGTTATTGccaggtaaagaaaaaaaagtgctattTGATGTGAACTTATTATAGTTGCTTTTACTTTTAAGCAACACTGTTTATGTAAAGGCAAAATTTCAGTTTAACATTTTGACTTTCAGTCTGTAACAGGCCAATAGTCACTTATTAATTTTAActgatgatttttttcattcataacCTTTAGGTTTACTCCTTATGAGTGGTACAACCCTCACCCCTGCAACCCAGACTCGGATGTGGTTGAAAACAATTTCACTCTAATAAACAGTGTCTGGTTTGGAGTCGGCGCACTTATGCAGCAAGGTattcctttattattttttttgtgggCAGAAGTTTTCCTTTGGTAAAGCACATCTAATCATTCCTTTAAAGTATTCATTTAATTtcaagtaagtaagtaagtattCAATTTAATTATGAATCAATAATGTGATTTGTAATCTTATCTGATAGGATCTGAACTGATGCCTAAGGCTCTCTCTACAAGGATAGTTGGTGGGATATGGTGGTTCTTTACCCTGATCATTATCTCTTCATACACTGCCAACTTGGCCGCCTTCCTCACAGTGGAAAGAATGGACTCGCCAATTGACTCTGCTGATGATTTGGCCAAGCAAACCAAAATAGAGTATGGTGCCGTAAGAGATGGCTCCACCATGACCTTTTTTAAGGTAACcatctttttgttttacaggaCAATTGTAGGGGAAGAATGGAAATAAGAATACtgcctttaattttaattagcCTGGCAAGTTTTACCCTTGAGCCAACAGTCTTCAGTCATGTGCAGCCTGACTGGCTGGCATAAAATTGATTTGGTTTGGAAAAAGGAGGGTTAAAGGTTAGTGTCTTGGAAATTTCCCCGTGTATCAGTTTAACAAGAACCTGTGGGAGACTGTTCCATAAAGATTTGAAGGATTTATTATTTTGCCTGCAGCAGATCCAGCAGTTTATCTAAATCTATGGTGAAAATTGAATGAACTTGAGGAGATTTGTGCTCTGATGCACAGCAGGAGATGGCACCAGTCAACAGATACCCTGCAAAtatggtttcattttaaatattagaAGCAGGCGCCAAAGGTGTGGAAAGGTGTAAAGATGCTTTCTTTTGTCTAAAATGCCGTTTTGGTGCTTGTAGTTTTGACCGTGGTTTTAATAATCCACAAATGTTGAttttgattcaacagaaatctAAAATCTCTACTTATGAGAAAATGTGGGCTTTCATGAGCAGCAGGAAAAACACAGCATTAGTGAAAAACAACCGTGAAGGGATTCAAAGAGTCCTCACTACAGATTATGCCCTCTTGATGGAGTCGACCAGCATCGAGTACATCAGCCAGCGCAACTGCAACCTCACACAGATTGGAGGCTTGATAGATTCAAAGGGCTATGGTGTTGGAACCCCAATTGGTAAGAGTGATCACTATATAATAACTTCAGCAATAACCATTAATAACCATGCTCCCTCTCAGAAACCTAAACATTACGTTACTGTAATTCCTGCTATAGGCTCTCCTTACCGAGATAAGGTCACCATTGCAATCCTGCAGCTTCAAGAAGAAGGGAAGCTGCACATGATGAAGGAGAAGTGGTGGAGAGGGAATGGCTGCCCAGAAGAGGATAGCAAAGAGGCTAGTGCCCTGGGCGTGGAGAACATAGGGGGAATCTTTATTGTATTGGCAGCTGGACTAGTCCTCTCAGTTTTTGTAGCAATTGGCGAGTTTATTTACAAATCCAGAAAAAACTTGGACATCGAGGAGGTGAGCGTCGGCCAGTGTGAATGGCACAACAAGTATTAACAAAGACTGTTATGACCATACTACACGTTTGTGTTGTCGTTCCAGGACTACAGCAATCACTAGGCCAATAAAAACTGAAGTCTGAATGTGTCGAACTGCATTGTTACAATCAAAACAAGTTTTTAAGGCaaagttttgtgttttcagtaGTTTTTATGTAGAGCACACAAACATTTTAGTCTCGATTGGAAGAATAGGTTAGAAACCCTTTTTATGATGATGACAGATTGTTGTTGACTTCTGACATCGTGACTCTTGACCATCTTGGCcttgctctttgttttttttttaacattactcTGTGTGAGAGAAATGTCATTTTCATGGTGTTATGGGTAAGTGATGGTAAGTGGTATCTTTCCAGTAATGACTGATTCTCTTATGACATGTTTGtcattttcatatttacagCGCACGGGAACTTTGACACATTTACAAACTTGTTGATTTATTTGACAGTTTATGAGTGAGTACTCCCTCAACATCTTATTCATCAAGTTGcttaatgtctgtactttttttGTATCATATGAAGTTTATGAAATGCATGGATAAGTTTTGTCATGTTGGAGCTGTTtcaaaataactaaaaatatgTGAGAACATTACATCctttaacttttaactttttgattgttttgcttttgatCCTGGGCCTTCACTGGATCGGGCCTCAACTTACACGCACTTGAGGTTGCATTTAGAAGACTAAAGCCTTGTAACTCTAATATGACTTTTATATTGCAGCCGTCTCCCtttttcacattcagttgtGATGTTTTTCAGTCTGTCTTTTCTGAGAAACGGCTTTCATGAGACACATTTAGTCACGTTATCCGAGAAAAGAGGTGATGCGATTACTGATCTTGGGTTTTTTGGCTTTTGGGTTTGAACTGCActatcaaaaaaaaaagccactgtattacacacaaacacacacacaactataTTTACAAAAGTTAAATCCTTGGCACACATATAAGCTGTTGGTATTTTTAGTACAGACTAACAAACTATTCTGTATTTCCAAGTCACTTCTCCCACATTCACCATGGATATAAAGTCGTGTATTAAATTGTGCATCTAAAACCATAAGTTCAAATGgattacaaataaaatgtaaaggaTAGAGATGTAACCTCAGCATTCAAGGATAAAATGGGTTTGATGACACATCCTACAGTCCATTCATCCCTGATTCACCTTTCTCTTTGCCTACCTGTTTCCCCTCAATAAGGCAtagcttttaaaataaaatcctcatcctcatcattaTAAAGATCCACATTAAACATTCCTGGTTTAAAATTGGCCGGGCCTTGTCACACATATTTGAAAATCCTGCAAATGTAAGGAAAATATTTTGGGTGAAAGTCTGATACTGTATCCTGCTTGTTTTGTCTATACATGCAAGATTAGTGTCACATTTCAGATGATGGAACAGGAATAAGTGTAGCTATGACTAAAGACTGTTAAATTACTCATTAGCTCAGTTTAGACTTGGACTGTTTACAATGTCTATCGAGTGCCACAACAGTTACCCAACAGATGATTGCAGTTTCTGGCATTCCTAAACATTAGTGATGTACTTTATTGTACCTTAGGTACCTAAATATTGAATACTTAACCTAAATATTAATAAAGAATCAAACATTAAATATTATAAATTTGCCAGTCTGCTTGTGTGTTTATAGTTTTTTGTATGTGCTGAAGAAAAGTTTTTAATATCTAAAACGTTAGGCATTAACTGCATGTGGCCACAATTTAAATATATAGTATTTACACAGTGATATGTTTGCGTAAAGAACACAGCTTATAATTTTTGTCATGAAGCTATAAAGAGTTGTTTCAACAGCTGAATGTTTTCAATGCTAACATATAAGACATGGGTATATCTTGTTATTATCATATTTATGTCAGAGTAAAGTCGAGTACAGGGTAGGCAGGATTAAAGAATACATTCCTCTGTCATCCAAAAAGACTTtcgaaaaacaaaaaaaaaaacagttgcctatcagtgtattttttttcagcttttcccaaatataaatatagtccTACAGATATGATATTTGCTTTGGGAGCGTTGATGGAAGAGCATAGAGACAGTCAGAAGGGGTtgcactgtgtctttgtggcTCTAGAGAAAGCATATGATGGGGTGTGAAGCGAGGCATGAGGACAGGGTGAGGTGTGCATTTGGAGGGACAGATGTGTTTAAGGTGGGGAGGAGATTATATCGTGGGTCGGCGCtgagctttttcttctttgcagtGATGATGAACTCACTGTTCAGAATGTTTTTGATGACTGAAAGAGAAAatttaacatgaaaaataatataaatgttAATTCTGTCATTGAGATAGGTGTACTTTTTTACTGTTACTTAAAATACAtcttagaaatgtgttttatattgttaaaagatctgaaatggatgaaaaacctactctgtttgtctttgttcaaAGGTTGATGGGTTCCTTTAAAGCTTTGTGGACTTTTTTCTGCACAGctaagctgaaaaaaaaagactctctGCCGAATCTCTCACAACAGTGGTGTTAATTAAAAACCAGTGTACTTGGCAGAATTGAAGGCATCATTTCTTTGGTTTCCTGCTTGTCTTTTGACACTGATAAATTCTAACAATTTCCCCATGACTAGTAAAATAATATACTCTGGTACAGTATGGTGAGATTTTGTCCTGAAATACTCTTTCTTGTGCTTATAGTGTTCTAAATTCAACACAGGGAGGATTGTTAGGGTGAGAAACAAGTGTGAGTGTAATCTGTCACTGTACAACCAGCTGTTGATCTGAAGGTTGCAGATCAGGGTGCTGCCTAGCTGGGGCCAGCATGTCCCCTTGTTCCTCTCATTTCTCTGTGAGATTACAGTATTATGGTCCTCATTCATATAATCCTGTCAATGGGATACAGCCCCTTTCTCTGCACTACCCCCAAAATGAAGTTCAGCACTTCAGCATGTAATCAGTTAGGAGACAGTAGCTTATGAGACTTATGTGGTGCTGCAAGAAGGTCACAGACCTTATGCAGGGATTAATTATACAAGTATTGTGTCTTTCTCCAGGGTTtaaactagagaaaaatcattGGTATATAGATCTTCTCTCATTAGTTTTGCATTCACAGTGTTTCTATTTTGGAAACACCATTGGAGATGCTAATTGACATTTCAGGATATTAACTGCTATTTACTGGGTTTCAGACCAATATTCTAATAAGGATCTTGGTTCATGTTGGCGTGCTATTCCAAAATTGAATTGTCAACTTTTCTTCAGCGCTTTGTTGTGTTTATCTCACAAGGAGAATGGATAAGAAGTGTCATATTTACAACCATAATCATGCATTCGAGCTTAAAATATTGGTGCCTGCTACCTTCTACATATTATTTGCATCTGTGCCATAAAAAGAAACTCTCTGCAGTCCTACACTGAGCAATGTCATTGTTATTAGCATATATGTTCTCCTTTAGCAATGTTGTGAGCAAGCTAACTTCCAGATGCTTTAATTTCtaatcttgtttttttcccctttccctcctgtttcctaATCCTTGCTCCCTGAGTGTAGTACGACTCCACCGTCAAGAGGATAATGACTTGAATCATTGCATAAAAGGGACATAAACGCTTTATGGAAATATAATCATGTATTGtgtgacaataaaaaataaagaatttatGATTACATCGACAATAATCTAAGACAATTCAAGCTGtcactttgatttaaaaaaataaatgacccaaataagaacaaagaaaatgagaaggtgaagaaaaacaacaaacaacaccaAAGAAAAGTCTGAATGCAGattttagggacaaaaaaaggaaatatagGCTATGACACAGAATATGTATCAAGACAGATACTGAGGTCAAGAGGGCTTTGCATTAATCTCACATTATGACAGTTTAAGGTTTTGGTATTCTGATGAATTCCAGGATTGGGCTTTAActgctttcattttgtttgctgGTCTTTAATCTTCTAACCCTGCGTTCTTAATCAGAACTCAGAGCAGGTTTTTAATCTCGCATGAATGAGGCCGCGGATTATGGGCCTCTGACCTTGCCATGCCTCGCAGCTGCTTCCTCCTCAAATCAAGTCTTTCGTCCTGTGTAGCTTGCAAAAGAGGGATCATCTTAGTCTTGCACTACAATGCTGTAAATTCTGAACCGTATATAAAAGACAAACACTGTGGAACAATCCTGAGTTTTAAGATGGAAATTTGTAAATAGGTGCTTGTAGTGCTTTTTTGAGGGTGATATTCACGCTGACACACATCAAATTGAAGATTTGGTACAGATGCATCGTTCCAGCGGACAGAGATCATATCTGATGTCTGTAGTATTATAATGATCTAATCATTTTGCTTTTTAGATGGAAAACCAGTTGTCGTGCTCGGAGTGACATCTCTTTGTCAGTGTGTGAGGTTACTTTTCAAAAACAGGTTCCAGTTTTATGAGTTGCTCCATGGCTGCTGGTGTAATTACCACTTTAACCTTGAGGATTCTGTTCTGAGGAAAACAAAATGAGattgctttttctttcattgtcCCCAAGTGCTACCGTAGTTATTTCAAAGGacacaaaataataattcaCATCAGAAGACAAAAACATCTTGACAAAATTGCTTCTTCAACTCTACAAGACCTTCTTAAAGTGGTGTTTCTGTTCTGTACTGGTTTGTTTGATATAAGATCCTCTCCAGTCTGCAATGAAAGAGGAGCACTCAGACCAGTGTCGGATCAGATTGTTGCTTTGTTAAGCCCCTAAAATTTAAACCTTAACAAATGCACAACCCAATTTTCTTTTGGCAGCCTGGAACACGGACAGTAAAATGAATTACTAGTCATTGCTACTGATTGCTAAATGTTACTGCTCACAGATGGATCCTTGAGGAGGTTGTGTCACTGCAATAAATTTTAACTAAGTGTTTACAAGAGTGAGAGAGGAAATAATAGTAAAAGAAGGGCAATTAGTAACAAACAATAAGGTTAACATTCACTTCTTTCCTTGTTTGGAATATTCTTGCTGTATCATTGTTGAATTTGTGAGCTTTGGCAAATGGCTGATTATTATAAAGTATTACATAAAGATTGTTTGACAACAGTTATAAGTGAGGGGTCACTGACTAGCAGACTGATGTGTCATCTTAGCATCAACCTCAGAACATCCAAACCTAATGTTTACTGTGTATTTGGGATGTATTTTAAAGATTGTTGTCTGCATCATCTATACCTGCAAAAGGACTACATGTTGCCCTAAACATGTAGACACTTAGGTGTGTGCCATTTACAGACAACAACGGATATGTTGATGGCTAAAATGcaattaggattttttttaaataacatctGTCTATGTGAAGGAGACGACAggttgctttttatttttatagggGCTACGTGTTTTTATTGTGTAGAACTACCACTTCTATCCAATAGGCAAAAACTTTACAAACTCAAATGACTGGTCGGGTGCTTTTTGAGGAAAGCTATCTTTCTTGCATCTACAGAATAACCCTGAAATCTTAGTTGTTTAAACTGCAGGGATTACAGGGATAGTTGTCAGATATGCcgtacttttttaaatttcctgtCTGCAGATTTCCAGGGTACCTTTGCTCTTCAAAGTGCTAAGGTCATTTATCAGCCTCCATCTGACTCTGTCTTTAATTTCAACCATTTTTTAGAGCCTGCTGAATTATTCTTTGCAAAGCCACTGCAGAAGTACTAAGTCTCTAGACAACTATGTTACatattgtatttaaagacaTGAACTTATGAAGACATGAACTTGTATTGTTAATTTTGTTGGTTAAAGTTTTTTAACTTTGAAGGTTAAAGTTAATTTTTTGGCAAGGCCAAAAGATTTTAGTAAGAGCCAGAGATAAATCACaagattgtttttttgtttgtttgttttttaaaccggGTTTGTTACTGGGTTTTCATTTACTCAATGAAATAAGTTTTGTTTAATCGCATGATGAGATAACAGGAAATTGCACATTTTTCTGTCAGGTGGATTAGCACAAACTCCTTGCCTTCCCTTATTTAGAGTTCAGTGTGCAGTTACCCTCCCTAAAGGTCCAGTCTGAGCCTGTTATGTTCCTCTAGTCACGTCTGTCTCATCTGGTGAGGTAGAGTTATACTTCCATCGACTGGCCAAACTCTGGTAGTGCACACAACCTAAGATTGGAAGttgaaataaaacaatgaaTGATAAcaaagtgttgtttatttaaatttgtaatccataaaagcatttaaaaaaatactgaacaTGCAGACATAATGACATGTAACACAATGCCATCAATATTAGCTCTGGGTTAATGTGCAATAGTGCTTGAAACAAGCATATACAAAGATGCCATCATCTTTTTGAATCCATATTACACAATTGCATAAGGcacattttgcataaaatgaaataacttCTTATGTTCCCTTGTAACACTTTCAGACCTACTAGAGTTTAAAATACATTAGTATTCAAATAATGCTGTTGAAAAGTTAGGTTAGCTGTGAAAATTTGTTAGTCTACTGGAAAAGATTCAATTAGTTCTATGCCTATTTAATCAAAGAAATAGCATAGTTGCAAATATTAATACAGTATGTGTTAAGATTAAAACAACAGACTAATTAGCgtaaaataaaacagcactTTTTCATACCTGTTTGGGTGCGCAGCATGATTCAAAATACGGTCAGGTTATGAGCTTCCCTGAGAAAAGCAAACCTACTTTTATCCTCCTAATTTTCAAATGGAAAGTTTTAGGAACTACCTGAAAATTGCCTGCACCTTCAAAACAATGAATACTGGTTAATTTTTTTGCTACAGTAAAATGAAGACTAGAAGTACAGCAAAGAAAATGCCTGACGTGATAGTTGCCTCTACCAGGCAGACAATTATTTAGTGAAACACACAGGAAAGCATGTCTATCCCAAAAGAGGATTACAGTATAGAACCAAGTTTCACCCTTTGACCTGTGGGCCTGCATGATTACAAGTGACCGTGTAGTTTAAGTCCAGTGACTATAAGCTGCTGTTCATATCCAGACAGGCACTGAGCAGAGATGTAGGAACAGGGCAGCCCGTGTCCTCTGTGCCGGCCTGCGGCACAGCGACTTGAACTGTTTGTACAGTTTGCCTGCTCTGCTCACACTCTGAACTTACCAATTCAATTGCTGGAACAATGTTGGGAGAAGGGATGGGAATGTCTTGCGAGGAGAATCTGGAAAGAATCTGTAACTGGTCCTGATCAGAGCAAGATTCAACACTTTTACACAGGCCACAAAGGCTCTGCTGCATGTCCTCAAGGTTTTGCTTCAGTTCTGTTTGCTCCTGGAGCAGCCGCTCTTTCTCACTTTTCTGTGGGGAGGATAACAGTAAAGCTCACTCATTTTTGACCTTTTAATAATGCATTTGGTTCATTTCATCTACAATTTAACTGTAcaaattttcttttaaagccCAGTTACTACTAACCTCTTGTTACCCTACCTGCAGGCTAGCTAGCATTTTCTGCTCTCTGGGATACATACTGCAAAGCTGAGAAACCTGCAGCAGGTTCTTATGAAGAGAGCAAGGTGTACCACTGCTAGCTGCAGCTGGAGTTCCAAGGAATGACATAATCAACATGAGCTGAGGCTAGCTAATTAGCActtaataaaatacataaaaagacATCAATCAGTGGAGCTGGTAGCAAACATTTAACCAAAATTTCTCATATTCTCTCTATAGTATTTAATATACTAGTCCAGTCAGTTCAATCTATAAACCCATCTCTACCACTCATTATTAAAGTTATTTCAATAAAACTGGATACATTCAGTTACTTTTACCACCCTACTTACAGCCATTTATGTTATATAAAGTGGACAAGAACCCCTATGATGATGAAGAAATCAAGGTTCCAGTTATCCTGCCCGGGACAGGGTTACCTGGGTACAACCTTGGAGCTAGAGGGTGAGTGCCTGGTTGCTGCACTTGAGTACAGGGTTCAGTGCCGTTCAGATTGGGGCAAAGGTTCTGGCAGTCCTATCCCCAGCTTCCAAAACTAGCTTTTGGTACACAGAATGTTGCTTCTCTGGTGGGGAAGAAGCCTAAGCTGGTGCACAAGGTGTTGAGATACCGTCTAAATATAGCCGGCTTGGCTCAACACATAGCTCAGGCTCTGGAGCTAGTTTCCTGGAGAAGGGCTTGACTCTTTTTCCACTCTGGAGCTGTCCTAAGAGGTGGCAGCCAGGGGTAGGTATGCTTGTATTCCCCTGGTTTACTACCAAAAAGTTGAGGGCTTTCTTCATTGGATAGGAA
The window above is part of the Pelmatolapia mariae isolate MD_Pm_ZW linkage group LG14, Pm_UMD_F_2, whole genome shotgun sequence genome. Proteins encoded here:
- the LOC134640820 gene encoding glutamate receptor ionotropic, kainate 1 isoform X1 — translated: MTMVKRKGLLFSLLYFMAEFWLTSQQVLRIGGIFETLENEPISVEELAFKFAVTNINRNRTLMPNTTLTYDIQRINLFDSFEASRRACDQLALGVGAVFGPSHSSSVSAVQSICNALEVPHIQTRWKHPSVDNKDSFYINLYPEYASISRAVLDIVQFYKWKTVTVVYEDATGLIRLQELIKAPSRYSIKIKIRQLPTGSKDARPLLKEMKKGKEFYVIFDCSYQTSADVLKQILSMGMMTEYYHFFFTTLDLFALDLEPYRYSGVNMTGFRLLNIDNPHVASVVERWAMERLQAPSKAETGMMEGMMTTEAALMYDAVYMVAAASQRTSQITVSSLQCHRHKPWRFGSRFMSMLKDAQWNGLTGQIIINKTDGLRKEFDLDVISLKEDGLEKTNTGNNRLNKVWKKIGVWNSQTGLNLTEINKDSSTNVTDSMANRTLIVTTILENPYVMYKKSDKPLYGNDRFEGYCLDLLKELSNILGFSYEVKLVSDGKYGAQNDKGEWNGMVRELIDHVADLAVAPLTITYVREKVIDFSKPFMTLGISILYHKPNGTNPGVFSFLNPLSPDIWMYVLLACLGVSCVLFVIARFTPYEWYNPHPCNPDSDVVENNFTLINSVWFGVGALMQQGSELMPKALSTRIVGGIWWFFTLIIISSYTANLAAFLTVERMDSPIDSADDLAKQTKIEYGAVRDGSTMTFFKKSKISTYEKMWAFMSSRKNTALVKNNREGIQRVLTTDYALLMESTSIEYISQRNCNLTQIGGLIDSKGYGVGTPIGSPYRDKVTIAILQLQEEGKLHMMKEKWWRGNGCPEEDSKEASALGVENIGGIFIVLAAGLVLSVFVAIGEFIYKSRKNLDIEEVSVGQCEWHNKY
- the LOC134640820 gene encoding glutamate receptor ionotropic, kainate 1 isoform X2; amino-acid sequence: MTMVKRKGLLFSLLYFMAEFWLTSQQVLRIGGIFETLENEPISVEELAFKFAVTNINRNRTLMPNTTLTYDIQRINLFDSFEASRRACDQLALGVGAVFGPSHSSSVSAVQSICNALEVPHIQTRWKHPSVDNKDSFYINLYPEYASISRAVLDIVQFYKWKTVTVVYEDATGLIRLQELIKAPSRYSIKIKIRQLPTGSKDARPLLKEMKKGKEFYVIFDCSYQTSADVLKQILSMGMMTEYYHFFFTTLDLFALDLEPYRYSGVNMTGFRLLNIDNPHVASVVERWAMERLQAPSKAETGMMEGMMTTEAALMYDAVYMVAAASQRTSQITVSSLQCHRHKPWRFGSRFMSMLKDAQWNGLTGQIIINKTDGLRKEFDLDVISLKEDGLEKIGVWNSQTGLNLTEINKDSSTNVTDSMANRTLIVTTILENPYVMYKKSDKPLYGNDRFEGYCLDLLKELSNILGFSYEVKLVSDGKYGAQNDKGEWNGMVRELIDHVADLAVAPLTITYVREKVIDFSKPFMTLGISILYHKPNGTNPGVFSFLNPLSPDIWMYVLLACLGVSCVLFVIARFTPYEWYNPHPCNPDSDVVENNFTLINSVWFGVGALMQQGSELMPKALSTRIVGGIWWFFTLIIISSYTANLAAFLTVERMDSPIDSADDLAKQTKIEYGAVRDGSTMTFFKKSKISTYEKMWAFMSSRKNTALVKNNREGIQRVLTTDYALLMESTSIEYISQRNCNLTQIGGLIDSKGYGVGTPIGSPYRDKVTIAILQLQEEGKLHMMKEKWWRGNGCPEEDSKEASALGVENIGGIFIVLAAGLVLSVFVAIGEFIYKSRKNLDIEEVSVGQCEWHNKY